The Nymphaea colorata isolate Beijing-Zhang1983 chromosome 7, ASM883128v2, whole genome shotgun sequence DNA window ATGAAGCAAAGAAGATTTGTAGAACTCAATCTATGGAAGAGAATCAATTAAATTATACAATAAAATCAACTTGATGTAGTATTATGCATTCTCTCACCATAGCTTCCTGCTCCAGAGATACACCACATGCACAATACAGTGGTTCATGGAACACTTTCATGTGTTTCTCCATCTCTTCCCTGTGCAATGCCTTCCCACACTTTGTACAGTGAACATGACTTCTCGCTTCATCTTTTCTCAGAACCACCCCACAACCTTCTTGTGGACAAACAACATTGTGACGGCTGCAGTATGCCTCATGGAGCGCAATTGTCCTAGTGGGTATGTAATGGTGACAGTTGCTACACATCGAGCAATCAGTTTTGTCTGCAGAGGTGGAAGAAACTGCACGTTCTCCATGCCTTTGGTGGAGTTTCTCTTGAAGGGAAACTGAAACGTGGTACTTGCTTGATCCCTTGAATCCAAAAATACCAATGCTGTAGGTGCCAGATGTTAGTTCCTTATTGTCACCACCAAGAATCAATACCTTAGAACCCACATCATGAGATGACCATTCGTGCTGATGCTTGGATGGGAAGAGAACAGGATGCCTAGATACATAAAGATCCGTGTCCCCGCTGTTGATCTCAACATCTAATTTAACCTCAACAACGACGTTCTCATTGGATAATTTTGAAATAACATTATCACCAATGGAGAATTTGTAGTACTCGTATCTTCCTTCCTCCACGGTTCCTGACTCCACCTTGCCTAGCACAAGTGCATTCAACAGGGGTTGATCCACCGATTCTGATGTTGAAGAAGGTTCAACTATGTCGACTTCTACATCTGTTTCTAACACCGAAACACTAGAAGAGGGCTTAAGTTCAAGGACTTTCAACTTATAACTTAACCCTCCGTGGTTAACTGTAAGTATGTCTCCTTGAGAAAGGGTTGCATGTTGACGAAGACTTGTCTCAAGAACAGCCTTGTGGTTGGGTATATCAGAGAATCCTATGGTATCAGGTTGTAGTTTTGCATATGTTCCTTTCGGTAACCTCACATAACGAACCTCAATTAAAGGGGTGTTGTCAACTGGAATCGGGAACAAATTGGTCCAAATATGAGGAGGAAGCTCAACTGAACCTTCTGCAGCAGTAAACTCAAGAACCCCACAGTGAGTAGTTCTGTTGTCTTCGTGTTTGGTGTCCGCTGAACTTAAAGCTTCTGAATTCCCTTGGT harbors:
- the LOC116258088 gene encoding uncharacterized protein LOC116258088, encoding MDFELRAAREKLEREQRQRKEKARLKLERERRAKAEAARQRDALEAAQRARRIEAAQAQIVANQQMEENLRAGNGVIFYRIFEAAPYQGYGDKIKLPPSCFSELSDQGALDKGPMFFQLLKIYQGNSEALSSADTKHEDNRTTHCGVLEFTAAEGSVELPPHIWTNLFPIPVDNTPLIEVRYVRLPKGTYAKLQPDTIGFSDIPNHKAVLETSLRQHATLSQGDILTVNHGGLSYKLKVLELKPSSSVSVLETDVEVDIVEPSSTSESVDQPLLNALVLGKVESGTVEEGRYEYYKFSIGDNVISKLSNENVVVEVKLDVEINSGDTDLYVSRHPVLFPSKHQHEWSSHDVGSKVLILGGDNKELTSGTYSIGIFGFKGSSKYHVSVSLQEKLHQRHGERAVSSTSADKTDCSMCSNCHHYIPTRTIALHEAYCSRHNVVCPQEGCGVVLRKDEARSHVHCTKCGKALHREEMEKHMKVFHEPLYCACGVSLEQEAMVIHQSSVCPLRLITCRYCGDMVPAGTFPSDVRDRMRGLSEHESVCGSRTAPCDSCGRSVMLKDMEIHRIAVHQKN